Proteins co-encoded in one Bremerella sp. TYQ1 genomic window:
- a CDS encoding DUF1559 domain-containing protein encodes MFVDSPRTRRRGFTLVELLVVIAIIGVLIALLLPAVQQAREAARRMQCTNQMKQLGLALHNYHDTFLSFPPGNFGRSASESFNTYNWRVNLLPFIEQSALYDSLSLNDDFRGNSLGANPILRELVVPGLNCPSSPLDPLSDPVGQNTEKAQCIHYVGISGAAPSTTQPGVGYVDCGYGWFADNGMLPTNEATRLRDATDGTSNVLLVAEQSGHVEKRDITANYRGGWVGANLNHTVKNPSCNRVYFSGTTTVRYGINHNIASTGANAQYHHNTVVNSFHPGGVNGLLGDASTRFFPETMNLDTFKRLSVRNDGEVLGEF; translated from the coding sequence ATGTTCGTTGATTCTCCCCGGACTCGCCGACGCGGGTTCACACTCGTTGAACTGTTGGTTGTGATCGCCATTATTGGCGTTTTAATCGCACTTTTGTTGCCAGCGGTACAGCAGGCCCGTGAAGCGGCTCGTCGCATGCAGTGCACCAACCAAATGAAACAGCTGGGTTTGGCCCTGCATAACTATCACGATACGTTCCTTTCGTTTCCGCCGGGTAACTTTGGCCGAAGCGCTTCGGAATCGTTCAACACCTATAACTGGCGCGTCAATCTCTTGCCGTTCATCGAACAGTCGGCCCTGTACGATTCGTTGAGCTTGAACGACGATTTTCGAGGCAACTCGCTGGGCGCCAATCCGATTCTTCGCGAGCTTGTAGTGCCAGGTTTGAATTGCCCTTCGAGTCCATTGGATCCTCTTTCCGATCCCGTAGGCCAAAACACCGAAAAGGCTCAGTGCATTCATTACGTCGGGATTTCCGGAGCTGCCCCTTCCACGACACAGCCTGGCGTCGGTTATGTCGACTGTGGCTACGGTTGGTTCGCTGACAACGGGATGCTGCCGACCAACGAAGCAACGCGACTGCGCGATGCGACCGACGGTACGTCGAACGTGCTTTTGGTGGCCGAGCAGTCTGGCCATGTTGAAAAGCGAGACATCACCGCCAACTATCGAGGCGGCTGGGTCGGTGCCAACTTGAACCACACGGTCAAAAACCCGAGTTGCAACAGGGTTTACTTTTCTGGGACGACTACCGTTCGCTATGGCATTAATCACAACATTGCTTCGACGGGAGCTAATGCTCAGTATCACCACAACACCGTGGTCAATTCGTTTCATCCAGGTGGGGTGAACGGGCTGCTGGGCGATGCGAGCACACGTTTCTTCCCTGAAACGATGAACCTCGACACGTTCAAGCGATTGTCGGTACGAAACGATGGCGAAGTGCTGGGCGAGTTTTAG
- a CDS encoding glycosyl transferase, with protein sequence MSDFIQHGPISTLHDFGTLDSQQLERTLEDATSEYPMGLILPVTASDMRAPAFATIMDQLEGTKFLKTVVVVLNRAPDVEDYRECRQLTSKLGNMCRVLWNDGPRGKAAFQQLTDAGFNVSVPGKGRAVWTAFGYLLADPEIKAMALHDCDIVNYHRDMLMRLCLPMAHRGFDFDFCKAYYARVTDRMHGRVVRLLMTPLLRSLIRVLGNDDFLVFLNSFRYPLSGEFAVTSTLVRANRIPSDWGLEVGTLAEVFRNTAPKRICQIDLGHPYEHKHQPISLEDANRGLMKMTSDILHSIYRTLSSRGIVFSMGMFNTLESAYLRDAQDAIRQYHADAVINGLEFDRHSEEHSVEGFARLITQCGQEFFENPVMAHEMPTWTRVRSAIPDFPNTLRRSVEGDSAEYT encoded by the coding sequence TTGTCCGACTTTATTCAACATGGCCCCATTTCGACGCTGCACGACTTCGGCACGCTCGACTCGCAGCAGTTGGAACGCACTTTGGAAGATGCGACCAGCGAGTACCCGATGGGCTTGATCCTTCCCGTCACCGCCAGCGACATGCGTGCCCCGGCGTTTGCTACCATCATGGATCAGCTGGAAGGGACCAAGTTCCTCAAGACGGTTGTCGTCGTCTTGAATCGTGCCCCAGATGTCGAAGATTACCGCGAATGTCGCCAGCTCACTTCCAAGCTCGGCAACATGTGCCGCGTGTTATGGAACGACGGCCCGCGCGGCAAAGCGGCATTTCAACAGCTTACCGATGCCGGTTTCAACGTTTCGGTGCCCGGCAAGGGCAGGGCCGTCTGGACCGCGTTCGGTTATCTGTTGGCCGATCCCGAAATCAAAGCGATGGCGCTGCACGACTGCGACATCGTCAACTATCACCGCGACATGCTGATGCGGCTTTGCTTGCCAATGGCTCACCGCGGGTTCGACTTCGACTTCTGCAAAGCGTACTACGCCCGCGTGACCGACCGCATGCATGGACGCGTTGTGCGACTGCTGATGACGCCCCTTTTGCGTTCGCTGATTCGCGTGCTGGGGAACGACGACTTCCTGGTCTTCCTGAATAGCTTCCGCTATCCCCTTTCCGGCGAGTTCGCGGTGACGTCAACTCTTGTCCGTGCCAATCGAATCCCCAGCGACTGGGGCTTGGAAGTTGGGACGCTCGCCGAAGTGTTTCGCAATACGGCTCCCAAGCGAATTTGCCAGATCGACTTGGGGCATCCATACGAACATAAGCATCAGCCCATTTCGCTGGAAGATGCGAATCGAGGGCTCATGAAGATGACCTCCGATATTTTGCACAGCATCTACCGCACGCTGTCCAGCCGCGGGATCGTCTTCAGCATGGGGATGTTCAACACGCTGGAATCGGCCTATCTTCGCGATGCCCAAGATGCCATCCGGCAATATCACGCCGATGCGGTGATCAACGGTTTAGAATTCGACCGCCACAGTGAAGAACATTCGGTCGAAGGCTTTGCCCGGCTGATCACGCAGTGCGGGCAAGAGTTCTTCGAGAATCCTGTCATGGCTCACGAGATGCCAACATGGACGCGTGTTCGCAGCGCGATTCCTGACTTCCCGAACACGCTTCGCCGATCGGTCGAAGGAGATTCGGCGGAGTATACCTAG